From the Porites lutea chromosome 5, jaPorLute2.1, whole genome shotgun sequence genome, the window ATCACTTTATTCGACGATATTTTTGGTTAACTAGCACAGAAGCATCGTTCGCCATGTTCGATCTCTGTCTCCTCAGTGGTCCGCATAGAACTCATATACATCACTGTGCGACCTTCGACTCTTCAATTCTTACGTTTCCGTGGGTATCGTACGAACTTCTTCGTTATGTCTGAAGCAAAGTCACCAGCTAAAAAGAAGCCAGCTGCGCCTAAAAAGCCAGCTGAGCATCCACCATACATTGATATGATCAAGGCTGCCATTGTCGCTCTAAAAGAGCGAAATGGTTCTTCTCGCCAAGCCATTGAGAAGTACATCAAAGCCAACTACAAGGTTGGCGAGGTCGGCTCACACTTGAAGATGGCTCTCAAGAGAGGTGCTGCTAGTGGAAAGTTGATACACACCAAAGGTGTTGGCGCATCTGGCTCCTTTAAGGTCGCCAAGGCggaaaagaaggagaagaaaccagcgaagccAAAGAAGCCCGCCGCAAAGAAGGCAGCAAAGAAACCAGCGGCTAAAAAATCCGCAGCAAAGAAAGCAGCGGCTAAAAAGAAGCCAGCGAAGAAGACACCAAGTAAAAAACCCAAGAAATCGGCAGCGAAAAAGCCGGCAGCAAAGAAACCGGCGGCCAAGAAACCTGCGAAGAAGACACCCGCAAAGAAACCTGCCGCCAAAAAGTCCGCCAAGAAATCTGCCGCCAAAAAATCTCCAGCTAAGAAGAAGTAAAGCGCGACACTTCTTTAcaaacaaacggctcttttaggagccaccacattAGAAAAAGCAATAACCAATTATTTAATACCACCATGACTATGTGTCATCAACTATTAGTAATCGCGCGCAAAGCATTTGTTTCATAAGCCAGCCACGCAA encodes:
- the LOC140939251 gene encoding histone H1.0-A-like, producing the protein MSEAKSPAKKKPAAPKKPAEHPPYIDMIKAAIVALKERNGSSRQAIEKYIKANYKVGEVGSHLKMALKRGAASGKLIHTKGVGASGSFKVAKAEKKEKKPAKPKKPAAKKAAKKPAAKKSAAKKAAAKKKPAKKTPSKKPKKSAAKKPAAKKPAAKKPAKKTPAKKPAAKKSAKKSAAKKSPAKKK